In one Sporocytophaga myxococcoides genomic region, the following are encoded:
- a CDS encoding NADPH-dependent FMN reductase, with protein sequence MTKLKIAVLVGSLRKESWNKKIANALIKLAPDMLEMETISIGDLPLYNEDLEADPPKEWVNLRTHLATFNGLLFVTPEYNRSIPGVLKNAIDVGSRPYGKNSWDGKPAGIVSVTPGHLGAFGSNHHLRQSLVFVNVPTMPQPEAYIGGVEALFDKDGNLSNASTKGFLEKFMAAFAKWVEINRKK encoded by the coding sequence ATGACAAAACTTAAAATAGCAGTTCTGGTAGGCAGCCTACGCAAAGAATCCTGGAATAAAAAAATAGCCAACGCCCTGATTAAGCTTGCTCCAGACATGCTTGAAATGGAGACTATCAGTATTGGGGACCTACCTCTTTATAATGAAGATTTGGAAGCCGACCCTCCTAAAGAGTGGGTGAATTTGCGCACACATCTTGCAACTTTTAACGGTTTACTTTTTGTAACGCCTGAATATAACAGATCTATTCCAGGGGTTTTAAAAAATGCCATTGATGTAGGTTCTCGTCCATACGGAAAAAATTCATGGGATGGAAAACCGGCGGGCATTGTGAGTGTTACTCCAGGTCATCTGGGAGCATTTGGTTCTAATCATCATTTGCGTCAATCCCTTGTTTTCGTTAATGTTCCGACCATGCCGCAACCAGAAGCTTACATAGGAGGCGTTGAAGCATTGTTTGATAAAGATGGAAACCTTAGCAATGCCTCAACCAAAGGTTTCTTGGAGAAGTTTATGGCTGCGTTTGCAAAATGGGTTGAAATAAATAGGAAGAAATAA
- a CDS encoding trimeric intracellular cation channel family protein, translated as MNKQQLLFYILELEGTFVFAMSGATASKQHGLDLFGIIAIAFIVACGGGIIRDVCIGSIPPAGLKNWYYLVTSTVASGITIALYSFIQRLKHPVLFFDAIGLSIFAVTGAQKALLYSQNAEVAILLGTTTAVGGGLLRDVLLKRIPVILRKEIYASAAVVACIIVVLGNHFKWISSGWVSIIAVSTCFLLRILSLRYKWHLNFFFTKKSNH; from the coding sequence ATGAACAAACAGCAATTGTTATTTTATATCCTTGAACTGGAAGGAACTTTTGTTTTTGCTATGAGTGGAGCAACTGCATCAAAACAACATGGACTTGATCTGTTTGGAATTATTGCAATCGCATTCATAGTGGCCTGTGGAGGGGGTATTATCCGTGATGTTTGTATCGGCTCCATCCCACCTGCGGGGCTAAAAAACTGGTATTACCTGGTAACATCTACCGTGGCATCGGGAATCACTATTGCTTTATATTCATTTATACAACGGCTTAAACATCCGGTTTTGTTTTTCGATGCAATAGGCTTATCCATTTTTGCAGTAACTGGTGCACAGAAAGCACTTTTATATAGCCAAAATGCAGAGGTTGCTATTCTTTTGGGAACAACTACTGCCGTTGGTGGAGGGCTACTGCGTGATGTTTTACTGAAACGTATTCCAGTAATTCTGAGAAAAGAGATTTATGCATCAGCAGCAGTTGTAGCTTGTATTATTGTAGTATTAGGAAATCACTTTAAATGGATTTCAAGCGGCTGGGTGTCCATCATTGCTGTTTCTACGTGTTTTTTATTAAGAATATTATCGCTTCGTTATAAATGGCACTTGAATTTTTTTTTCACAAAAAAATCAAACCATTGA